The genomic window GAAGTCGCGTCGCTCGCGCCGGCGGTGATCGAAGAAAACATCGCCGCGCTCGCGGTGATCGTCGCGCGCCAGATCGTGGCGCGCGAAGTGAGCCTCGATCGCGAGCTCGTGGCGGACCTGGTCCGTCGTGCACTGACTGAATTTCCGATCGAGCAGAGCGTGCGGATTCGTGTAAATCCGCTCGATCTTGCGCTGCTGACGCTCAATGGCCCCGGCGGCGATGGGAAGCGGGACATGGCGCCGATCACCGGCACGCGCGACGCGAGCTGGCTTGCCGATGCGCGCGTGGCGCGTGGTGGCTGTCTCGTCGAGGGCCGCGATCGCATTGTCGATGGACGCGTGGATACGGCGCTGGAGCGCGCGTATCGCCGCATGGCGGTGATCGATGCTTAAGAATCGTCTCGCCTCGCGCATCGGCGATCTGCCGCGCATCTACCGCATGGGACGCGTGACGCGCGTCGTCGGCCTCGTCATCGAGGCCGCGGGACTCGACGTCGGTCTGTCGGAGCTCTGCCGCGTCACGTCGATGAACGAAGAGAAGTCAGTGCTCGCCGAAGTCGTCGGCTTTCACGAGCGCGGTGTGCTGCTCATGCCGCTCGGCGACATCGACGGATTGCATCCGGGATCGAGCGTGACTCCGCTTGGCCGCAGCTTCGGCGCCGACGTTGGCCCCGGGCTGCTCGGCCGCGTGCTCAATGGCCTCGGTCATCCGATCGACGGGAAAGGACGCATCGATCACGCGACGCGCATGCCGCTGTCGGCCGAGCCGCCGCATCCGCTCGAGCGCCAGATCATTCACGAGCCGCTCGAGACCGGCGTTCGCGCGATCGACGGCTTCCTGACGCTCGGCAAGGGACAACGCGTCGGCATCTTCGCCGGCTCGGGTGTCGGCAAGTCGACGCTGCTGGGCATGATCGCGCGTCAAGCCAAAGCTGATGTGAACGTGATCGCGCTGCTCGGCGAACGTGGCCGCGAGGTGCGCGACTTTATCGAGAACTCGCTCGGACCGGAAGGGCTCGCGAGATCGGTGATCGTGGTGGCAACCGGCGACCAGGCGGCGCTGGTGCGCGCCCGCGGCGCTCTCGTCGCGACGTCGATCGCCGAGTATTTCCGAAATCAGGGCAAGGAAGTGTTGCTGATGGTGGACTCGGTGACGCGCGTCGCGATGGCGTGGCGCGAGATCGGGCTTGCCGTCGGCGAGCCGCCGACCACGAAGGGGTATCCGCCGTCGGTGTTCGCGGCGCTGCCGCGGCTGCTCGAGCGAGCCGGCACCGATGAGAAAGGTAGTATTACAGGAATCTATACCGTCCTCGTGGACGGCGACGATTTCAACGAGCCGGTCGCCGACGCGAGCCGCTCCATTCTCGACGGCCACATCGTGCTGACGCGCAAGCTCGCCGGCGCGGGGCACTACCCGTCGATCGACGTGCTCGAAAGCAAGAGCCGCGTGCGCGACCATGTGATCGCGGCGGAACATCGCGCCGCGGCGAACGCCGTGGGGCGGCTCGAGGCGTCGTATCGCGAGAAGGAGGATCTCATTCTCGTGGGCGCGTATCACGAAGGCTCGGATCGCGGCGTCGATGCCGCGCTGCGGCTTCGGCCGCAGGTCCTTGAATTTCTGCAGCAAACTCCGGAAGAGAGCACGGCATTCGACGCAACGAGACGGGCGCTCGTCTCCATCGCGTCCCAGATCGATCACACGACGAGGAGGTCGTCATGAGCGCGTTCAAGTTTCGTCTGCAGCAGGTCCTCGACCTGCGCGAGCAGCACGAACGGCAGGTCGCCGCGAAGCTCGCGGAAGCGGAAACCGCGGCCGATCAGGCCCGCGTCGCCCAGAAGGCGCTCGAGACGATTCGCCAGAGCGGCTCGGCCGCGCTGCGCACCGCGCACGCGAGCGAGCCCACGATCGGGCAGCTCAAGACGATCGGCTACGTCATCGAGCAGCTGAACCATCACATCGTCGACGCGCAGTCGCGCGTCGAGATGGCGGAGCAGCTCGTGACGCAGGCCCGCACCGACCTCACCTCGGCGCTGCAGGCGCGCCGCGTGTTGAGCCGGTTGCGCGATCGTCACTTCGCCAATTGGCGCGTGGAAGACAGCGCCCAGGAGATGAAGCAGATGGACGAGTTGGCGTTGTCGCGATTCACCCGCCGCGATACGAGCACCGACAGTGACAACGGCGGGACGGGAGCGGCGAGCGCATGAAGCCGGTTGTCATTGGCATCATCGCATTTGTCGTATCGACCGCGGCGGCCACAGGCGCCAAGGTCATGATGACGAAGCCGCTCCCCGCGAAGCCTGATTCCTCCGCCGCCGCCGATTCAACGGCGGCGGACAGCACCCGGAAACCCGCGGACTCGACGCGCACCGACACTGCTGTCGTCGCGTCGGGTCAGCCGGTGGCGCCGCCGGTCGACAGCGCACCGCCGGGCGTGAATCTGCGCACGGACTCGTTGAAGGCGAAAGCCTCGCCGATCGTGCCGGCGCAGCCAACCCAGCCAACGCAGCCAACGCCGACCAAGGCAGCAGCGACGCCCGCACCAGCGGCCGCCGCACCAGCAGCCGCCGCACCAGCAGCCGCCGCACCGGCGAACGACACGGCTGGCGAAGGATCGGAACGCCGGCTCGCGAAAGTCTTCACCTCAATGGACGCGAAGCAGGCGGCCAAGGTGCTGGAGCACATGAGCGACAACGACGTCCACATCATTCTCGGCTACGTCGGCGTCAAGCAAGCCGCCTCGATCATGGCGGCGCTGCCGCCGGAGCGAGTCGCCACGTTGAGCAAACTCGAAATTCAGGGTAAACGATAGTGATGACCACTCCAGTCGGCGGACTGTTTTCCGCCTTGCCCGCGTCCGATACGACGCCGAACGCCCGCGACGCGCGCGCCGATGCTGCCGCGCCGTCGTTTGCGGGACTTCTGGCGGGTGTGATGTTCGCCGCGGCGCCCAAGCTTCAGGCGGCGCCGGCGACTGTCGCCGGCACGTCGGAGCTCGACCAGCAGGACGCGACGGGCGTCGACGATGACGCGACCGGATCCACCGGAAAGGACAAGTCCACCGGCAGCGATCCGGTGCATGGGGCACTGGCGACGGTGCTCCCAACGTCGCCCAACGACATCGTTCGTTCGGTGGCGGCGCTCGACCCCGCGCTGCAAGCCAAGCTGTCGCGCGTGATTCAACGCGTGCAGAGCGAAACCGGCCACGAAGTCGAAGTGGCCGAGACGTTCCGCACGCAGTCGCGCCAGGATGCGCTGTACGAGCAGGGCCGGGATACGGCCGGCCCCGTCGTTACCTGGACGCACAACTCGAAGCACACGCAGGGCCGCGCCGTCGATCTCATTCTCGACGGAGGCAAGGCGGGGCCGAACGCCTACGCGGCGCTGCAGCGCATCGCGAACGAAGAAGGGTTGCACACGCTCGGCGCGCGCGACCCGGGCCACCTCGAGCTGCCCGGCACCGGCGCGGCCGTCGATGAGACATCTCTAATGCCCGACGCGCCGGCTGACGCGACAGGCCCGGGTGGAGTGTCGATCGCGCGGTTGGCCCAGCTGGCGCCGGTGTCCAACATCAAGATCGCGCAGCCCAGCGGAGTGGCTCGTGTCGCGCAGGTCGCGCAGGTGGCCTCGACCGCGCGCGTTGCGCAGGTCGCGCAGCCCGGCCAGATCGCTCGCGTTGCCCAAGCGGCGGCGCCAGATGCATCGGCGCGTCCGGCGGCCGTGCGAGCGAATCCCACAACCTCCATGAACTCGGCATCGGCCAACACTGAATTCGCGAACGCCGCAACGACGCATGCGCACGTGGCGTACGCGACGGCTGCGAATGCAACGTCGATGAAGGCAACCGCGGCGAATCCGGCATCGGTGGCTGCGAGCCAGCTGACCTCGAATGCGGCGAATGCCGCGAATGCTCATCGTGCGAACGCCTCGCAGCCCGCGTTGCCGACGTCGGCGAACGTGCCGGGCAAGGCAACGCCGAACGCCGCGACGCATTCCGCGATCGCCGCCACCGCGCGCAACGGTGCGCGCGGCCAGAACACCGGCGACCAGGCGAACGACAGCGGCACGCAGAGTGATTCGCGCGGTCGTTATGGCTCGCTCGGCGCATTTCCGATGCGCGACACGACATCGAATCAATTCTCGACCGGCACGGTGGCGCCGGCGTCCGGGACGGACGCCGCAGCGCGGGCCGAGCACGTTCAGTCGGTCATGGACAACGCACCGGCGCGTCCGCTGTCGCACATCACGATGTCCGTCGACGCCGGCAACGGCAACACGGATCAGATTCACGTCGCGCTCCGCGGGTCGTCGCTCGATACGACGATCAACGCGGCGGATCTGCGCGGCGCGCAAGCGATGAGCGCGCGCAGCGATGAGCTCGTACGCGCGTTGACGAAGGACGGCATGCAGGTCGACTCGGTGCGCGTCCGCGCGGCGACCGATCAGGGCGGCATCGCCGCCGCCGCGGGTTCGCAGGCCGGCCAGAACTCCGGCGACGCGTCGAATCAATCGCGCTTCCAGCGCAGCGATGCGTGGCAGCAACAGCAGGATCAACGAGAGCGGCAGCAAACGCAGCAGGATCGCCAGAGCCGCCAGCAACAGCGCGAACAGCGCGGAGGCCGCAAGTAATGGTCACGTCCACGACGACCACCACCACGCCGACGCTGCCGGTGGCTCCGGCGGCGCCGACAAATCCCGCCGCCGCGGCCGCCGCGGCGACGACGCAGGCCGCCGCACCAGGCGGCGCGATGGATAAGAACGCGTTCCTGAAGCTGCTGGTGGCGCAGATGCAGAATCAGGATCCGATGAATCCGATGGACGGCACGCAGATGGCCACGCAGCTCGCGCAGTTCTCGAGTCTCGAGCAGCTGCAGAACATCAACGAGACGCTCACCAACCAGCAGACCTCGTCGACATCGCTGCTCGGCGCGGTGCAGGCTACGTCGGCGATCAATACCATCGGCCACACCGTCATGGCGACCGGCAACGGTCTCCAGCTCGGCGGCACGGACGGCGCGACGAGCGTCACCGCGGACATTGCGGCGAACGGCGCGAGCGCGACGCTTCACATTCTCGATGCGTCGGGCAAGGAAGTCGGCACGCGCGACCTCGGCGCCGTGAGCGCCGGCTCGCAGCAGACCATCACCCTCGGTTCGGCGGCGGACAACTTGCCGGCCGGCAACTACACCTACTCGATCGACGTGAAGGCCGCCGACGGCAGCGCCGTCTCGGTGCAGACCTACACGACCGGTCGTGTGACCGGCGTCAGCTCGGGAACGTCGGGCCTCACGCTCACCGTCGCCGGCACGAACGTCCCGTACGCGAACGTCATCAAGATCTTGAATTAACGAACCAGAACACGCCGCACCGCCTCCCTCACGACGGCTCGCGGCCGACCCGCCTCTTCTTCCCTCTTCCCAGGATTCATCAATGCTTCGCTCGCTCTCATCGGCGGTCACCGGTCTGAAGAACCAGCAGACCCACATGGACGTAATCGGCAATAACATCGCCAACGTCAACACCGTCGCGTTCAAGTCCGGCCGCGTCACGTTCAAGGAAGGCTTCGCGCAGCTCATCTCGAGCGCCAGCCGCCCCGACACGAACGTCGGCGGCGTCAACCCGGTGCAGGTCGGACTGGGCTCGGCGATCGGCACGATCGACACCGCGTTCACGCAGGGCAACCTCGAGACGACCGGCAACACCACCGATCTCGCAATTCAGGGCAACTCGTTCTTCGTCGTGAAGAAGGGCGCCGAGACGCTGTACACGCGCGCCGGCAACTTCCAGCTCGACTCCGACGGCTCGCTCGTGTCGGGCGACAACGGCTATCACGTGCAGGGCCAGATGGCCGTGGGCGGCAAGCTCCAGCCGAACCTGACCAACATCACCATTCCGTTCGGCCAGACGGCGCCGGCCAGCGCGACGACCACGATCAAGATCGGCGGCAATCTCGATGCGTCGGCCGGCATCTTCGACAAGGGCGCGGCCGCGACCCTCGATCCGCTCGATGCGACGCAGCGCGCGCTGCCGCAGAACGCGGACTCGTTCAAGGATCTGTCGATCAACGCCTACGATTCGCTCGGCAACAAGCACCAGGTGAAGATGGTCATGTGGAAGACCGCGGCCGACAAGTGGGATTGGAAGATCGATCCGTCGGGCTTGGACATCACGGCCGCCGGCGTGACGGAAGTGGGCAGCCCCACGCACCCGATTACGTTCAAGTCGGACGGCACGGTCGACACGACGGCACCGTTCGTTCCGCCGGAGATCAAGTTCACGCCGAACTCGGGCGCCGCGACGGTGGACATCAAGATCGATCTCGGCAGCGGCATGAGCGGCCTGTCGCAGTTCGCCGGCTCGGCGAACGCCGTCATGAACGATCAGGACGGCTTCAGCAACGGCACGCTGCAGGGCTACACGATCGATGCGAGCGGCACGGTCGTCGGTTCGTTCACGAACGGCACGACGCAGACGCTGGGGCAGATCGCGCTGGCTGATTTCAACAACCCGACGGGCCTCAATCGCGTCGGCGACAACATGTACTCCTCGACGTCGAACTCGGGTGAAGGCGTGGTCGGCTATGCAGGTTCGGGCAATGCGTCGAGCATCGCGAGCGGCGCGCTCGAGATGTCGAACGTCGACCTGGCGCGCGAGTTCACGGACATGATCGTTGCGCAGCGCGGGTTCCAGGCGAACGGTCGCGTCATCACGACGTCGGACCAGATGCTTCAGGAGCTGGTGCAGCTGAAGCAGTAGCGATGAGCGTTAGGTGATGGGCGTTGGGCGATGGGCGTGAACGGCTCGCTTGACGCCCAATCGCTCGGGTAGGCAGAAATGGCCGCTGACAGGTAGGAATTTCCTGCCGGGCGGCCATTTGTGTTCGTGGTGGCAAGGGTAGAATGAAAACTTTCGTTTCCATTGTAACTCACTCTATCTGAGTGACTTACGCACACACCCAGCGCCCATCTCCCATCGCCCATCGCTAGGCATGGGCCCTGCTTTTTCCGGTGCCGCAACTCCCTCCTTCGCACGTCCCGCCGGCACCATCCCTCCCGCCTTCCCCCGTCGACCCATGGCGACTCAAGCCATCGAACAGGTCCCCGAAACAGACGCAGCAGCCGCCGAACCCAAGAAGGGCAAGGGGCTGGTGCTCATTCTCGCGCTCGCCGGCATTCTCGCCGGCGCCGGCGCTGGACTCTTCGCCCTCGGTCCCATGCTCGCCAAGGGTCACGCCGCCAAAGCCGCGCCCAAAAAGGCCGAGGAATCCGCGAGCGCGATCGACCACGCGATCGAGAACCTCGTGCTCAACCCCGCTGGTAGCGGCGGCACCCGGTTCCTCATGATGACCGCCACCTTCGAGCTGAAGGACGGCACCGGCGAGCAGATGATGAAGGACAGGGAAGCCGAAGTGCGCGATCGCATCCTGGCGCTCATGGGCAAGAAGACGGTCGACGAGCTGGCGGACATCAGTCACCGCGACGAGCTGAAGAAAGAAGTCCTCGACGCCGTCGGTCCCGTGTTCCCGAAAGGCACCGTGCTCAAGGTCTTCTTTCCGCAGTTCGTGATCCAATGAGCGCACCTCGTCCGACGCGCTCCACGGAGCAGATCACACAGCAGCTGTCGCAGAACGACATCGATCGCCTGATGCGCGGCGAGGCCGCGGAAGCGCCGGTCATTCCGCGCCCGCAGCAGGATGTCCAGGTCTACGACTTCCGCCGCCCGCACCGCGTCTCCAAGGAGCGGTTGCACGTGCTCGAGGCGATGTACAGCCGCCTCGTGAAGTCGCTCGAAGGATGGCTCATGGGCCGCGTGCGCGGCGTCGTCGATCTCAAGCTCGAGAGCGTCGAGCAGATCTCGTTCGGCGAATACGTGCTGTCGCTGCCGCCGAGCTGCAATTCGTTCATCGCGGACATCAAGGACAAGAGCGGCGCGGACGCGGTGGGCGAGCAGGCCGTGATCGACATCGGCCGCGAGCTCGCCTACTTCCTCGTCGACCGGCTGTTCGGCGGCGGCGCGGAGACGACGATCCTCGATCGCGCCCTGACGCCGATCGAGCGCCTCGCGGTGCGTGTGGTCGCCGAACGCGTCATGGCGCTCGTGCAGGAAATCTGGGAAGACCACGTCGAGCTCGAGCTCACGCTGTCGGGCTTCGAGTCCATTCCAGAAATCATACAGGCGGCGGCGCGTGAAGCGCCGGTGCTCGTCACCAACATCACCGCGCGTTTCGCGGGCACGGAGAGTCTGGTCTCGATCGCGGTGCCGCTTTCGGTGCTCGAAAAATTCTTCGTCATGAACAGCGCGAGCGCGCGCGCGCACCAGGCGCGGCGCGAGCCGCCCGGACAACGCGCGATCAGCGAGGGCGCGTTGCGCGCGACGCGCGTCGAGATGTCGGCGCGACTGCCCGAGTTCCGGCTGTCGATGCGCGACATCGCGGGGCTCAAGGCCGGCAGCATGCTGTCGACCGGCATTCCGATCGATACGACCGTCAACCTGCTCGTTGGCAATTCGCCGCGCTTCAAGACGAGCGCGGGCCGCGTCGGCCGCAAGCTCGCCGTGCGTGTGCTCGAGCCGCTCAGTGCTGAACCCCTTCCGACTTCTGTGGACGACAAGCCATGAATCAGTCCGAAATCGACGCGCTCACCAACGCCGCGGGCCAGGTCGCGCCGCCGCCGCTCGAAGAGTTCCAGAACAGTCCGACCGCCGGCACCGAAGTGCCGATCTCGATGTTGATGGACCTGACGCTGCCGCTGTCCATCGAGCTCGGACGCACGCGGATGACGGTGCAGGAAATCCTGCGCCTGGGCCGCGGATCGGTGGTGCAGCTCGAGCGTCTCGCCGGTGAGCCGATCGACCTCTTCGTTGCCGACCGCCGTTTCGCGGAAGGCGAAGTCGTGGTGCTCGGTGAGCACTTCGGCGTTCGCATCACGCGCATCATCTCCTCGCTGCCCGCGACCGAGGGCAACGCGTGACGTTTGGGTCGGTGATGGGTGTGCTGTTCACGCTGGGCTTCGTCCTCGCGCTGCTCGGCATCGCTCTCAAGCTGCTTCGTCGTTTCGCGCCGACGTCGTCGTCCGGCACCTCGCTTCGTATGGAAGTGGTGCAGCGGCTCGCGCTCGGTCCCAAGCAAGGCATTGCCGTGATTCGCGTCGGCGAGCGCGTCGTCGCCGTGTCGGTTGGTGAAGGCGGCGTCAATCGCCTATTCGAGCTCGAGGCCGCTGAAGTCGCGAATACGACGTCGGGAAGCCGTCCAGCAACGATCGGAAGCGGCGAGTCGGAGTTTCCGACACGACGTCCGGTGTCGCCGCTCGACTTCAAGGCCGCGTTCAAGGGCGCGCTCAAGACGGCGGGACTCGTCGTCGTGTTCGCGATCGCGTCGTCGACGCTCGCGCGCGCGCAAACGCCCAAGCCGACCACGCAGGCGCAGCGCGCCAACATCGTGGCCCAGGCGGTTGCGGGCACGAAGGCCGGAACGAGCGCGGGGGCATCGCCCGCCGACATCGTGCAGCGTCTCGCGGCGAGCGCCACGACGAGCTCCATGCTGACCGGTGCGAAGGGTGCGCCGCAGATGGACATCAAGGTCGGCAACGGCGACGGGCTGCACCTGAGTGGTACGGTGGGTATCGTCGTGATGATGGGTCTCATGACCCTCTTGCCGACGCTGCTGCTGATGATGACGGGATTTACCAGAATCCTCATCGTCCTCAACTTCCTCAAACAAGCGCTCGGCACGCAGACGTCGCCGCCGGCGCAGCTCGTCGCCGCGCTCGCGCTCTTGCTCACGGGCTTCGTGATGGCGCCGACCTTGAGCGAGTTCAATCGCACGGCGCTCACGCCATGGATGGACGGCCAGATCGACCAGGCCCAGATGATGGATCTTGGCGTGAAGCCGTTTCGCGCCTTCATGCTGAAGCAGGTGCGTCCGCAGGACGTCGAGACGTTCGTGCGCATGAGCCACACGCCGGCGCCGGCGTCGATCGCCGACGTGCCGACCGTCACGCTGACCTCCGCGTTCGTGATCAGCGAGCTGCGCACCGCGTTTCAGATCGGTTTCGCGCTCTTCCTGCCGTTCATCGTGATCGACGTCGCCGTGTCTTCGGTGTTGATGAGCATGGGCATGTTCATGCTCCCGCCCGCGATGATCTCGCTGCCGTTCAAGCTGCTGCTCTTCGTGTTGGTCGATGGCTGGTCCCTGATCGTTCAGAGCCTTGTCACAAGCTTCAAATAATCCATGTCTCACGCTCTCGTCGTCGATCTCGCGCGCAACGCCATCATGCTGGCCTTGCTCATCTCGGGGCCCATGCTCGTCGTGGCGCTGCTCGTTGGCCTCACCGTCAGCGTGCTTCAGGCGGTGACGCAGATCCAGGAACAAACGCTGGCGTTCGTGCCGAAGCTGGTCGGCGTCAGCGCGGTTTTTCTCATCGCCCTTCCGTGGGTGATCCAGCTGCTCGTGAAATACACCACTGAGTTATTCAGAAGTCTTCCGTCGTTGATCTCGTAGTTCTCCACCGCCCATCGCCCAGCGCCCAGCGCATGTTCGATCTCTTCGCCCCCGGCTCCTTCCAGACGTTCGTGCTGCTCGCCGCACGCATCGGGGGCTTGGTCACGATCGCACCCGTCTTCTCCACGAAGACGGTGCCCGTGATGCTGCGCGCGGGAATCACGATTCTGCTGACCGTGCTGTTGCAGCCGATTGCGCTGGCGTCGGCCACCGGCATTCCGCGCATCACGCCCGAGACGTTCATGGCGGAGATGTTGATCGGATTCGCGCTTGGACTGGGCGCCGCGTTGCTCGTCGGCGCGGCGTCGGTGGCCGGTGACCTCATCGGCACGCAGATCGGCCTGTCGGGCGCAGCGATCCTCGACCCCATCAACAACACGTCCGAAAACGTGCTCGGCTCGTTCGGCAATCTGTTCGCGATCACGATGATGCTGGCCGTCGATGGGCATCTCGTCATGATCGACGCCGTCGCGCGCAGCGCACATCTGATTCCCGTCGGCAGCGGCGCGCATGCGTTGGGTCTCTTGTCCATGGTGCGCGGCGCGAGTGTGCTGTTCTCGCTCGGGCTTCAATTCGCGGCGCCGGTCATCGCCGCGGTGCTC from Gemmatimonadaceae bacterium includes these protein-coding regions:
- a CDS encoding FliH/SctL family protein yields the protein MTSSFRATGAATVRQTPVSEQSVAGATWPLQELKLPMATPRGTPTVPPTAAANAQLTAEEKSRLIDEGYARGLADGERRATAAAQARVDESLGVINQVVTQMREVASLAPAVIEENIAALAVIVARQIVAREVSLDRELVADLVRRALTEFPIEQSVRIRVNPLDLALLTLNGPGGDGKRDMAPITGTRDASWLADARVARGGCLVEGRDRIVDGRVDTALERAYRRMAVIDA
- a CDS encoding FliI/YscN family ATPase, with protein sequence MLKNRLASRIGDLPRIYRMGRVTRVVGLVIEAAGLDVGLSELCRVTSMNEEKSVLAEVVGFHERGVLLMPLGDIDGLHPGSSVTPLGRSFGADVGPGLLGRVLNGLGHPIDGKGRIDHATRMPLSAEPPHPLERQIIHEPLETGVRAIDGFLTLGKGQRVGIFAGSGVGKSTLLGMIARQAKADVNVIALLGERGREVRDFIENSLGPEGLARSVIVVATGDQAALVRARGALVATSIAEYFRNQGKEVLLMVDSVTRVAMAWREIGLAVGEPPTTKGYPPSVFAALPRLLERAGTDEKGSITGIYTVLVDGDDFNEPVADASRSILDGHIVLTRKLAGAGHYPSIDVLESKSRVRDHVIAAEHRAAANAVGRLEASYREKEDLILVGAYHEGSDRGVDAALRLRPQVLEFLQQTPEESTAFDATRRALVSIASQIDHTTRRSS
- the fliJ gene encoding flagellar export protein FliJ, producing MSAFKFRLQQVLDLREQHERQVAAKLAEAETAADQARVAQKALETIRQSGSAALRTAHASEPTIGQLKTIGYVIEQLNHHIVDAQSRVEMAEQLVTQARTDLTSALQARRVLSRLRDRHFANWRVEDSAQEMKQMDELALSRFTRRDTSTDSDNGGTGAASA
- a CDS encoding flagellar hook capping FlgD N-terminal domain-containing protein, which produces MVTSTTTTTTPTLPVAPAAPTNPAAAAAAATTQAAAPGGAMDKNAFLKLLVAQMQNQDPMNPMDGTQMATQLAQFSSLEQLQNINETLTNQQTSSTSLLGAVQATSAINTIGHTVMATGNGLQLGGTDGATSVTADIAANGASATLHILDASGKEVGTRDLGAVSAGSQQTITLGSAADNLPAGNYTYSIDVKAADGSAVSVQTYTTGRVTGVSSGTSGLTLTVAGTNVPYANVIKILN
- a CDS encoding flagellar hook protein FlgE, which gives rise to MLRSLSSAVTGLKNQQTHMDVIGNNIANVNTVAFKSGRVTFKEGFAQLISSASRPDTNVGGVNPVQVGLGSAIGTIDTAFTQGNLETTGNTTDLAIQGNSFFVVKKGAETLYTRAGNFQLDSDGSLVSGDNGYHVQGQMAVGGKLQPNLTNITIPFGQTAPASATTTIKIGGNLDASAGIFDKGAAATLDPLDATQRALPQNADSFKDLSINAYDSLGNKHQVKMVMWKTAADKWDWKIDPSGLDITAAGVTEVGSPTHPITFKSDGTVDTTAPFVPPEIKFTPNSGAATVDIKIDLGSGMSGLSQFAGSANAVMNDQDGFSNGTLQGYTIDASGTVVGSFTNGTTQTLGQIALADFNNPTGLNRVGDNMYSSTSNSGEGVVGYAGSGNASSIASGALEMSNVDLAREFTDMIVAQRGFQANGRVITTSDQMLQELVQLKQ
- a CDS encoding flagellar basal body-associated FliL family protein; translation: MGPAFSGAATPSFARPAGTIPPAFPRRPMATQAIEQVPETDAAAAEPKKGKGLVLILALAGILAGAGAGLFALGPMLAKGHAAKAAPKKAEESASAIDHAIENLVLNPAGSGGTRFLMMTATFELKDGTGEQMMKDREAEVRDRILALMGKKTVDELADISHRDELKKEVLDAVGPVFPKGTVLKVFFPQFVIQ
- a CDS encoding FliM/FliN family flagellar motor switch protein, which codes for MSAPRPTRSTEQITQQLSQNDIDRLMRGEAAEAPVIPRPQQDVQVYDFRRPHRVSKERLHVLEAMYSRLVKSLEGWLMGRVRGVVDLKLESVEQISFGEYVLSLPPSCNSFIADIKDKSGADAVGEQAVIDIGRELAYFLVDRLFGGGAETTILDRALTPIERLAVRVVAERVMALVQEIWEDHVELELTLSGFESIPEIIQAAAREAPVLVTNITARFAGTESLVSIAVPLSVLEKFFVMNSASARAHQARREPPGQRAISEGALRATRVEMSARLPEFRLSMRDIAGLKAGSMLSTGIPIDTTVNLLVGNSPRFKTSAGRVGRKLAVRVLEPLSAEPLPTSVDDKP
- the fliN gene encoding flagellar motor switch protein FliN; translated protein: MNQSEIDALTNAAGQVAPPPLEEFQNSPTAGTEVPISMLMDLTLPLSIELGRTRMTVQEILRLGRGSVVQLERLAGEPIDLFVADRRFAEGEVVVLGEHFGVRITRIISSLPATEGNA
- the fliP gene encoding flagellar type III secretion system pore protein FliP (The bacterial flagellar biogenesis protein FliP forms a type III secretion system (T3SS)-type pore required for flagellar assembly.), which gives rise to MTFGSVMGVLFTLGFVLALLGIALKLLRRFAPTSSSGTSLRMEVVQRLALGPKQGIAVIRVGERVVAVSVGEGGVNRLFELEAAEVANTTSGSRPATIGSGESEFPTRRPVSPLDFKAAFKGALKTAGLVVVFAIASSTLARAQTPKPTTQAQRANIVAQAVAGTKAGTSAGASPADIVQRLAASATTSSMLTGAKGAPQMDIKVGNGDGLHLSGTVGIVVMMGLMTLLPTLLLMMTGFTRILIVLNFLKQALGTQTSPPAQLVAALALLLTGFVMAPTLSEFNRTALTPWMDGQIDQAQMMDLGVKPFRAFMLKQVRPQDVETFVRMSHTPAPASIADVPTVTLTSAFVISELRTAFQIGFALFLPFIVIDVAVSSVLMSMGMFMLPPAMISLPFKLLLFVLVDGWSLIVQSLVTSFK
- the fliQ gene encoding flagellar biosynthesis protein FliQ: MSHALVVDLARNAIMLALLISGPMLVVALLVGLTVSVLQAVTQIQEQTLAFVPKLVGVSAVFLIALPWVIQLLVKYTTELFRSLPSLIS
- a CDS encoding flagellar biosynthetic protein FliR, whose protein sequence is MFDLFAPGSFQTFVLLAARIGGLVTIAPVFSTKTVPVMLRAGITILLTVLLQPIALASATGIPRITPETFMAEMLIGFALGLGAALLVGAASVAGDLIGTQIGLSGAAILDPINNTSENVLGSFGNLFAITMMLAVDGHLVMIDAVARSAHLIPVGSGAHALGLLSMVRGASVLFSLGLQFAAPVIAAVLVANTALAILSRAAPALNLLSVAFPIQIGIGLFALAASIPFIGAFYHGWSGVYNNALDHVFSALMRGTA